In Defluviitalea raffinosedens, the DNA window GTGAGAGAGAAAAGACAGCACCTTTTGATGCCGGTGCAGTAGCCAAGGTTGTGGAGTATGCTTCCAGGATGGCAGAAAATCAAGAAAAAATGACCACCCGATTTAACAGCATTGTTGAGATTTTATGTGAAGCAAATACGTGGGCAAAAATTGATCAAAAGGAGATCGTCACGGCAGAACATGTTAAAAAGGCGATTATAGAAAAAGAAAAACGATCCAACCTCTATGAAGAAAAAATGGAAGAGATGATGCATGAGAATATCATTATGATTGATTGTGATGGAGAAAAGATTGGCCAGATTAATGGTCTTGCGGTATTAGATACAGGAGACTATGTATTTGCAAAACCATCGAAAATCACTGCTACAACTTATATGGGACAGTCGGGCATTATAAATATTGAAAAAGAGGCCGAAATGAGCGGAAAAGTTCATAATAAAGGTGTTCATGTTCTGGCCGGTTATTTAGGCCAGACTTACGCACAGGAATTTCCTCTTTCTCTTTCCTGTAGGATTTGTTTTGAGCAAAACTATTATGGTGTTGATGGTGACAGTGCATCGAGTACGGAATTATATGCTATTTTATCCAGTCTTGCTGAAGTTCCGATTAAACAAGGCATTGCCGTTACAGGTTCTATTAATCAAAGGGGAGAAATTCAACCCATAGGCGGCGTATCTTATAAGATTGAAGGATTTTTTAAACTGTGTAAAGCAAGAGGATTAACAGGAGAACAAGGCGTTATTATTCCTTATCAGAATGTAAAAGATTTAGTGCTTAAGGATGAGGTTATAGAAGCAGTAAAAGAAGGAAAATTTCATATTTATCCAATACGCCATATTGATGAAGGTATAGAAATATTAACGGGTATTCCGGCAGGGCAAAAAGGAGAAAACGGCAGATACCCTGATGATACTATTCATGGAATGGTATATAATAAACTGAAACGATTTTATCGAGGCAGTCTTACTGAAACTAAAAAAATTGGAGGAAAAAGAAAGTAAATTACAAAAACCCCAAATCAAATCAAATTTTACCTCTATACATGTTAAAATGCGGAGGGTATAATAGATTCAAGGGATTTACCGAAGAATAAGCTTTCTATAGTATTTAGAAGATTTGATGGAGGGCAAACATGAAAAAGTACAAAAAAGTATCTATCGAAAAAGAGATCGTAGAAGAAGTATACTGCAACATTTGCGGAGAAAAAATCGCTAAAAACAGCCATAATCATTTTGAAGACTTCCTCCATGTAGAAAAGGTTTGGGGATATGATTCAAAGAAAGATGGCAAGAAAGATGATTTTGACGTTTGCCAGCGTTGTTATGAAGAATGGATCAAAACATTTAAGATTTCTATATAAGCTTTTGTCCTTGCAATCCTTACAAATCTGTTATACAGTATTTGTAAGGTTCTTTTTTTAAAACGAGAATGTTTGCCTTAGCTGCAGGGTTCAAACTTTCATGTTTCAAGAATGCCTGCGACTTTTTGAGGCATTTCATGAAACAGATGTATAGCGGTTTTATTGGGAGTGACAAAGGATGAATCTGAATGATGTAAAAGATAATTTAAAAAGTCAGGGATATAAATTAACGAATCAGCGAAAGGCTATCCTGGATGTTTTGATGGATCATAAAGGGCATGTTCTGTCTGCAGAGGAAATCTATGAAAAAACCAAAGAAAGATATGCCAAAACGAATGTTTCAACCATTTATCGCAATCTGGAAATACTGGAGAATGCCAATTTGATTCATAGAATCAATATGAATGGTGAAGCATCTAAATATAAGCTGATTTGCAATGATAAACACCACCACCATATTATCTGCAAAGAATGCGGAAAATCTCAGAGCATAGACTTTTGTCCGTTGCAGGATATTCATGATGAATTCAAGGATGAAGATTTCGTTTTAACGGACCACCGTTTTGAATTATACGGATACTGCAAAGAATGCATAAAAAAGAAGAATGAACAGGTTTAAAACTGTTCATTCTTCTTTTTTATGAAATAAGACCATAGTAAAGATCCAGGCTTTTATTTCACAAGAGGGATATAATAACTATCTTGCAGCATTCTTAAGATATTTAAATATCAAAACAGATACAAGGATGAGCACTGCAAGCAAAACAATGGTTCCTCCCGAAGCCAGTTCAAAATAGTAGGAAATGATAATTCCTAAAATGATTGCAGTTTGAGAAAAAATAATAGAAAGAATTGCAGCATGTCTAAAGCTGTGGGCAATTTGAAGGCTTGCTGCTACAGGCAGCACCATTAAGGAAGACACAAGAAGTATGCCCACAATACGCATGGATAGCGTTATAGTAATGGCAATGAGTACAATAAAAAATAAATTAATTCCTTTAACAGGGACACCCGATAAAAGGGCAGCTTCTTCATCAAATGCCATATAAAACAACTCTTTATAAAGAAGCCAAATAGAAACGATCACCAGAATACCTAAGCCTAAGATTATCCATAAATCCGAAGGAAGTACTGTTGTTATATTTCCGAATAAATAGCCTAATAAGTCAACATTAATGGATTTTGCGAGACTGATTAATATAACGGCCAGACCTATTCCAAAGGACATAATGATCGAAATGGATAGCTCGGCATATTTTTCATAACTTTTTCTTAATTTTTCAATGGCCAGGGCGGCAATTACCGAGAATACAAGAGTAACTCCCAGAGGAGATATATTAAGAAGTATTCCTGTGGCGATCCCTGAAAGGGCTACATGGGATAATCCGTCTCCAATAAGAGACATTCTCCTAAGAACAATAAATATGCCCATAAGAGGGCATAAAAAGCCAATGATGATCCCGGCAAGAAGAGCACGCTGCATAAAACTGTACGATAATATTTCCAGCACAGTAAAACTCCTTTCGTTAAAGGGAATTTTTAATGGTGATGATCCAGAAGATTCATTTTTTCACCATATACTTCTGAAAGAATTTTTGAAATAGGTACATTCGAATTCATATCATGAACAATCAATTTCTTTTCTCCCATGCAAGCTACACGATTTGCTTTTTCTGTAATGACACCTATGTCATGGGAAATCATTACGATTGTAATATGCATATTTTCATTCAGATTTTTCAATAGTTCATAGAAATTGTCCTGAGACTGAATATCGATCCCAACCGTAGGTTCATCCAAAAAGATGATTTGGGGAGAGCTTACCAAGGTTCTTGCGATGAATACTCTTTGCTGTTGTCCTCCAGAAAGATTTCCGATCAGTCTTTTGCTATATTCTTTCATTCCTACCAGTTCAAGAGCTTCGTATACCTTTTCCATATGGTATTTTTTGATTCTTTTAAACAGACCAAGCTGAGGATATAAATTGGCAGCAACCACCTCTTCTACAGTCGCAGGAAAGCTGGTGTTAAAAGAGGCAGCTTTTTGAGCAACATAACCGATTTTTCCCCAATCTTTAAAAGAGTCCATAGGTTGTCCAAATAATTTAATACTTCCTTTGGTAGGTTTTAATAAGCCGAGAACAATTTTAAGAAGAGTACTTTTACCCGAGCCATTAGGACCTACGATGCCAATATAATCCCCGCTTTTGATTTCAAAATTAATATTGTCCAGAATTAATTTGTCATTGTATCCAAAGGATAAATTTTTAATTTCCAGTATTGTATCCATAACTATTCTCCTAAAGCTTTTGTTAAAGCATTTAAATTTTCCTTCATAACGCTGATATAGTCTTTACCTTCATCTATATCCTTCTGGGATAAGCTTGATATATCATTCAGAACGGAGGTTTTTGCTCCTGTTTCTTTAGCAATAACTTCTGCCAGTTTAGGGCTTGCTAAAGTTTCAAAAAAGATGTATTGGATATTGTGTTCCTTGATAAAATCCGAAATCTCTGCCATTTGCGATGGTGTAGGTTCAGCCTGAGGAGACAGGCCGGATATAGAAAGTTGCTTAAGTCCATATCGGTGTGCCATATAACCAAAGGCAGCGTGAGATACAACAATTTCTTTTCTGGGAAGCTTGGATAATTCGCTGCGGTATTCTTCATCCAATTCC includes these proteins:
- a CDS encoding Fur family transcriptional regulator, with amino-acid sequence MNLNDVKDNLKSQGYKLTNQRKAILDVLMDHKGHVLSAEEIYEKTKERYAKTNVSTIYRNLEILENANLIHRINMNGEASKYKLICNDKHHHHIICKECGKSQSIDFCPLQDIHDEFKDEDFVLTDHRFELYGYCKECIKKKNEQV
- a CDS encoding metal ABC transporter permease codes for the protein MLEILSYSFMQRALLAGIIIGFLCPLMGIFIVLRRMSLIGDGLSHVALSGIATGILLNISPLGVTLVFSVIAALAIEKLRKSYEKYAELSISIIMSFGIGLAVILISLAKSINVDLLGYLFGNITTVLPSDLWIILGLGILVIVSIWLLYKELFYMAFDEEAALLSGVPVKGINLFFIVLIAITITLSMRIVGILLVSSLMVLPVAASLQIAHSFRHAAILSIIFSQTAIILGIIISYYFELASGGTIVLLAVLILVSVLIFKYLKNAAR
- a CDS encoding metal ABC transporter ATP-binding protein → MDTILEIKNLSFGYNDKLILDNINFEIKSGDYIGIVGPNGSGKSTLLKIVLGLLKPTKGSIKLFGQPMDSFKDWGKIGYVAQKAASFNTSFPATVEEVVAANLYPQLGLFKRIKKYHMEKVYEALELVGMKEYSKRLIGNLSGGQQQRVFIARTLVSSPQIIFLDEPTVGIDIQSQDNFYELLKNLNENMHITIVMISHDIGVITEKANRVACMGEKKLIVHDMNSNVPISKILSEVYGEKMNLLDHHH